CATTCAACAACACTCGTCTACTTACATATAAATCATCATAAATACTTCTTCTTGGTATGAAATTCGCCCCATCATGGAAATATACGTATTCGATATGGCTGATGAACGCAAAACCCCGAGTTCGGCATCTACCACCACTACTACCACGACTATGGCTATGAATGACATGGTCGAGGCTACCAATCTAAAAACGAGCTTTGGCTCTGAAACTAGTCGTGATATCGAATCCATCGCCGTCGAAATCTTTCGAGATGCCAAGAAACGAGGATCCGAAACTATGACACAAAAGCTTACTCTGCATGACTTCTCGTTCATCCGGAGGCTCGGTAGCGGCGACATAGGCACGGTTTACCTGGTGGAGTTAAAAGGCTCTAAAGGTTCTGTCTTTGCAGCTAAGATGATGGACAGGGAGGAGTTGGTTAGTAGGAATAAGGAGGGTAGAGCAGGGACAGAGAGGGAAATACTTGAAATGTTGGACCATCCATTTTTGCCTTTCCTTTACACCACGATTGAATGTTCGAGGTGGTCTTGTTTGTTAACCGAGTTTTGTCCCGGCGGCGACTTGCATATTCTCCGGCAACGCCAGCCGGAGAAAAGATTCGATGAAGACGCTGTCAGGTGATTGTTATCATCATCTATTTTTTCATGtgttcatatatcatataaatatttgataaaattcttgaatatgACATTCTATTTACTTGTTTAACAAAATCATGGAAATAGAATATTTGATTATTCAAAGTTTTTAAAAGTCCTATAAGAATGGTGGATTTAGTTAAACTACTTGAAAGAATtggttttaataatttattataagaattctgatatatatgaggCTTGATAACTTTGAATGTAAAATTTCAGGTTTTATGCATCAGAAGTGATTGTTGCACTAGAATACCTACACATGCTAGGCGTAGTTTATCGAGACCTGAAGCCCGAAAATGTACTTGTAAAATCCGACGGTCATATAATGCTTACTGATTTCGACCTCTCCCTAAAATGTGATGATTCAACATCAAAGCCACAGATAGTCTACGATCGACTCAATTCAAAAACTCACAAATCGTCTAGTTCCGATTATTCATCTCGTAGATTCTCCATACCGTCGTGTATGTTACCAAGTTGCGTCGTCCCTAGCGTCTCCTGCCTCCGCCCGACCCGGAGGAGGTGTAGGAAGGGTAGTAGAAGTACCCTCAAGATAGTAGCCGAGCCCATCGAGGCACGATCAATGTCATTTGTCGGGACGCACGAGTACCTAGCCCCGGAGATCGTATCCGGTGAAGGTCATGGCAATGCAGTCGACTGGTGGACGCTCGGGGTCTTTATATACGAAATGTTCTACGGGGTGACACCATTCAAGGGGACGGACAACGAATTCACCCTGTCGAACATCGTGGCTCGAGAGCTCAGATTTCCGAAGGACGTCCCGTCGGTTCCGGCTTCGGCTAAGGATCTGATCATCCAGTTACTGAACAAGGATCCTACTAAAAGAATGGGTTCTACCATGGGTGCAGCTGCCATGAAGCAACACCCTTTCTTTGAAGGTGTGAATTGGGCACTACTGAGATGCACAAAGCCACCATATACACCAATTTCTAAGgattttgtttcatttaataacGATGATCCATTCGATGTAAATGTTGAGTATTATTAAAAATGCATGTGCGCGCActtgcatgttttgaatttaaGTAGCTACATAGGAGCAtactttttatgtttttaatcaATGTTCGCATATTtatatatcacaaaaaaatcaattttgtgaaacagatattctatttgggtcacccatcaaaaaatataagtattattttttattccaaaaatattaatttttgttgtaaatatgaacataattgatatataagcttaaataaattatcTGTTTTGAGTTGTCTGCTAGATATTTGATGCATTAATTGGTTGAGAACAAATCCAAAGAAGGGTAAGATTGCTACATTTTTTCCGCCATTTACGGAGAAACTTTTCCTTTTTGCATTTTGTCGGTTGAACATCATTACTTCATGTTGATACGATCTTAGCTCTCACgtgttttttgtttgtttactTTGAAGTCAATCAATCCAAAAGGTATGTTACTTCAAGTAACAGTATCTGACCCAATGCCATcaaactttaaataattaatctgAAGATGacaaaaaatcatcaatatgaAATGTGGATTGATAGGAAGCAAAAAAGGGTAATGCGAAGTGAAACATGGTAAATGTGTCTTCTGTCAACGGCCAACAGAAAATCTATTACTCTTGTAGTTGACGAACATGTGTTCTTTATTTATACTTAATAACCATTTATATGATTAAGGCAACTGGTAAATGCTAGAGAAAACTTCAAAAGTGAATCTTAGTGATGTATTTAGGAGAATAAGTTTCTCTCTATATTCAAcctcatttatttaaaaatgaatGTAAATCACTGCAATTTTGTATGGCTAAAAGCACAAGTTGTGAATCACAAGGTTTATGGAAGATGTTTGCTTGAAAACGATTATCAACATGTCATACATTTGAATTTCTGGAACGTATACCATTGAATGTATCTTTGATTTGTTCTGTATCCCTAGTGGCTTCAAGCAGGCAAAGATTTTGCATTCTCTTGATTTCGTGTCTGTTATCTTCTGTTATTCCTTTCTCTGTGTTCAGTCTAATCTATTGTAGATGGCACATTTTCAGAATGTTTTTGAACAGTCCTTGCagcaaattgattttaaatttcatgttaTAATGGTCTTTTATGATATCATACTTTTGCAGGTGCCTCCAGGTGCTgaataatataaagcatgaattcAAGAATCTTCAGTCTCGTTTAAACGAAATTCTCAGGGTGAGTAATAACAAAGAGCATCTTATTTCACC
The DNA window shown above is from Primulina huaijiensis isolate GDHJ02 chromosome 12, ASM1229523v2, whole genome shotgun sequence and carries:
- the LOC140990539 gene encoding serine/threonine-protein kinase AGC1-5-like; this translates as MEIYVFDMADERKTPSSASTTTTTTTMAMNDMVEATNLKTSFGSETSRDIESIAVEIFRDAKKRGSETMTQKLTLHDFSFIRRLGSGDIGTVYLVELKGSKGSVFAAKMMDREELVSRNKEGRAGTEREILEMLDHPFLPFLYTTIECSRWSCLLTEFCPGGDLHILRQRQPEKRFDEDAVRFYASEVIVALEYLHMLGVVYRDLKPENVLVKSDGHIMLTDFDLSLKCDDSTSKPQIVYDRLNSKTHKSSSSDYSSRRFSIPSCMLPSCVVPSVSCLRPTRRRCRKGSRSTLKIVAEPIEARSMSFVGTHEYLAPEIVSGEGHGNAVDWWTLGVFIYEMFYGVTPFKGTDNEFTLSNIVARELRFPKDVPSVPASAKDLIIQLLNKDPTKRMGSTMGAAAMKQHPFFEGVNWALLRCTKPPYTPISKDFVSFNNDDPFDVNVEYY